tcTAATATTATTACAGAGTACAGGTATACTGCTATTGTAGGCaatgaaacaacataaaatgccCAATTTGCACATaatatgttgtatttattttaaattgaacaATTCCTCTTTCCACAAAATAttgtgcacatttgtttttagcTACTGTAATACATTCTGGTTTAGTGAGGTGTTTATTCCCCCCTAGCAATATTTTGGGGTTTGTGTTTTACCAGTTGTCTGGGTTGCTTCTGTTCATTACTTCGACTGTTATATGAACAAAAGATGTCCAACTTTTAGCTTCTACGTATCCAAGAGTCCATAGtagactgatgtgtttgtgtggatgtatTCAGGACAACCTGGAGGCCATagcagaggaggggaagaagaaagatgaagagatggACAGGCAGGTCCTGCTGGCCGAGCAGCGACGAGAGGAGGAAAGACTTCAGCAGgaagaacaacagagagaaaagatggaaaagatCAAAGCTGTGGAGGGTAAGATGGATGGCTCTGTGGAGGGATGGAACGCAAACTGAAAGATGTGAGAGTTCAGTTCTGTGCAAAAAGTAGTAATATCCCTGTCATAGTGTAGTAAGCTCACATACTTACAAATCAtattccaaaataaaaatgggaCCAGCAATAATTTCACATTCTTTCCTCAGTGacctgtcagcagcaggtttggggcttcctttctcttcttccaaTGAGAGATTGTGAAGAGCACCCCATGCACAGACATTCAATCAATCAGTCTCCATTGCTGTGGTTTGGCTCTCAGTGGCACAAAAATCTGCATTGGTGTAACAGCACTCAAAGCTTTGTGatttatgtacagtacacaGAGACTGTGAGAGGGAATGTTCAGGGTCTTTAATCACAGGATCActtctccttttctccccccCCTCTGATGTCATCTGTCAAGGGTTAATGAACTGCTGATTGTGCTTCAGTGGAGGAGCCTCATTAATGTATTATAGATGAACAGCAGGACCTGGCGTGCTCTCTGTGTGGATTGCATATGTGGAATCCTCCCTCAAATCTCTTTAATCCACACGGCAGGGGGGCTGGCAGGCCTCTCATGTTAAAAGATAAAGCAGCGATACATAtgcactctctctgctctgctctgttctgctcttttGATCAACTTGGCTAGAGAAAAGATGACTGAGGAATCGTTTTCTTTATGCTTAtctgagctgcagctgactCTGATGGCCAAAGCCTGGTTTTCGTTGACTCTCCCTAATGCCTCAATTGGCAGCAAGTGCAATTTTAAACTGTATTTCAAGGGcctggaaaaaaatacattgtttcCCTGCAACCTCCTGagcctggtgtttttttttaaattgtttgttcCTCTAATTGCCCCCAATgttcatccttctctctcttagAGCGAGCCAAGAGGCGGAAGATGCGAGAGGAAAAGGCCTGGTTGCTGTCTCAAGGGAAAGAGCTGCCACCCGAACTCCTGAATCTAGAACCCTCTTCACCTGTCCACAGGACACGCAGGAATAAGGAATTGTAAGAGCCATAGTGTGTTTGATGGgagatttcattttgtatttgaatAACTCAAGGATGATTATGTGTAACATGTTGTCTGATTGAAATTTCAGCTATGAAATTGATGACGACTACACTGCTCTATTCAAAGGTATGCATAATGAGTGCTTACTCAAGGTTCTTGTTTTATCTCAGCCTCCTTCAATATTTGTTCTAATGTCagatctctctttctccagtgCTTGAGGCCTTGAAAGGCCATAAAGACGCTTGGCCTTTCTTGGAACCTGTAGATGACTCCTATGCCCCCAATTACCATGAAATCATCAAGGTACTGAAAACATGTAATAGTAGTTAATGGTGTATGTGTgatattgtatttgtatgtgtgtggtgcatAACATAAGTAATGCATTCAACCACAGTTATTATATTACCTgaggtttttcttttagttttttttaactttaccATTCTTTAAATCCCCTCAGACTCCCATGGACCTGTCCACCATTGAAAAGAAGCTCAATGATGGGGAGTACATTGCTAAGGAGGAGTTTGTTGCTGATGTGAAGCTCATGTTTGAAAACTGTGTTGAGTACAATGGAGAAGACAGTGGTaaataaacacagtcacacttAACACAAAGCGACTCCACCCCAAAATTCATGCTTCCTCCATTAAGAATTTGGCCTCTGCATAAAATGAATACATCAAAATCCATTTTAGTTGCTGTATGTTGTGAGaaagtgtatgtatgtatgaaccTTTTTGGgtgagagtgggagagagagcaaaagaaatgGGGCCAGACTTAGTGATGTGTTGGGGCCGGGGCCAGGGCACCCTTGACAGTGATTAATGGGGAGTGATTGAGCTGTGCTCTGGTGCTCAGGGGGATCTGAGCCCTGTAGTGCCAGAGAAACATTCCAGCCCCTAAGCCCCTTGTCTGGAGCCATCCATTCAACTGAATATTCTCCCCAGGGATAGGGGGAGGAGGGTAGTAAGGGGGCCCAGGGTGGAgcaagagaaggaggaggaggaatgggTTGGAGATGCAGGGGTCAACCTATGCCCTCTGACCTGGTCAGCCTGCCAGCGCTGGTCTGAGAATAGAGAAGCAAGTGTGTTTCTATGGGCACATGACCTCTGTATTGGTTTGAGCTTAAGGGAatgactgacagatgaagtgtgtgtggttctgtATAATGGTACAGAGgatgtggttgtgtgtatgaTGTTTTATGAGTTTTATTATATAATCATAGTTGTTATTTGTCTGCCTTTCCCCAGAATACACTATCATGGCAGAGTCCCTAGAACGGTGTTTTAGCCGGGCCTTATTGAAACACTTTCCATCAGAGGATGGCGACACAGATGAGGAATTCCACATCAACAGGGAAGAAAAGGAGCGCAAGGACAAAAAGCGCAATCGTAACAGTAAACATTTGGGACCTGAAAGTCTAATCAAGGCCACTGAGCAAGTCCAACGTAAGCGAAACTCCCAGGGAGGCCAGTGCAGCACACTCTCAGAGGAAGAGAACAGTAAACCAAAAAGACCACGTCTTCCTCCTCACTGGACCAATGGCCCTCCTCACCCACACAGTCTACCCCCAAGCCAGCTGCCTAACCCTGAAGGAGATATGAGGGGCATGTACCACCCAAGGCAACAGGTATCCACaagtttgcttgtttttcaaatttactCTACAATTCTTAAAACCTATGCACCTAAGTTATCACTTGTCCCTTACAATACGTTAACCAGTGATATGAACGCCTTAAGctttggggtgttttttttttctcttgatttCTGTCTGGAGAAGAACTTAAATAGTAAATTCTCCCATTTATTTTACCAGCTTCATCGTCCACCTGGTCCTGTTGGTCCTCATGGTCCACACATGTATGCCCAAAGAATGGCCATGGATCCCCGCTTTGCTTACCCAGCTCACATTCCCAGGCATGGAGATCCCAGATTGAACAACTTGCCCCCCAGCTTTAACATGCAGGTAAACAGGCACAATTACATCTAAAATTAATTATAGCAATGTTACAGTTTTTACTGAGGGACCACCTTAATGTGTCTATCGGGTCTCCTGAAATTTGTTCTGTCAAATTTGTATCTTGATGCTGCATAGTGATACAGATGGACCCATAcgcatctttgtttttctttctccccagCATCGGATGATTGAAGGACATCACATGGGTCCTCGGTATCCAGTGGGCCCAGATtctgtccagcagcagcacccctATATGGGTCCAACTCATGGCCCGTCTCTGGGTCCACGTCCCATGGCCCTTCAGCCTGGTCCTCCTCCGGAAGCCAGTATGTATCCATCCCACCACCGTCCAGAGGGCCACAACATGCACCCCATGGCCAATAGATTTTCAGGGCCAGAAGGATCACCTCAACACAACTATGGAGGCTTGAGGCCTCCTGGTATGGGCCTACCCAACATGTGGACTAGTATGAATCATCAGGAGAGATCTAATGGGATGCGCATGCAAGATCCCAACATGGTGAACCAACGCAACTTTAGTTACGGTGGAGTCCCCCCTCCAGTGGGACATAAACCATGGCCCGAAGCTGCTGGGtacccccaccctcctcccaATGCCCAGTATCAAATGTCTGCAGCAGTCAGCTCCCCAGCGACCATGTCCACTCGTCCCCCTGTTCCCCATCCAGACTCCTCTGGCAGAACATGCTTGGCTTCCATGCTGGAAAGCCCAGAGATGCTGGccctgcagcagctgtcagccTCTTCTGGACCGCCTGCTGGTGCCCCTCATCAGCACATGGGCAACTTTCAGCAGCCTGGGCCCCCATCAGGAATTGGCAGCATCCCAACTCACCCCTCTCAGCAGCCTCCCCCTGCCCCTGAGGTTCAGCTGCTGCATCCTACTAGAGACAATGGGCCAGACAGCCAGCCTtcccagcagacagacatgcagccCAAAGGTAGACCTGACCTTCTCTCTTAGTATTTCACCAGCATATTCACCAGCACATTCTGCAGGAAGGAACCAAAGCACAGTCTAACCTATTTCtacaaaaaatattctttctAGACTGTAGTCTCTCAGTTTGTTAGTCAGCAAAACCCCCCATCCTTGCTTGTTCTCTGTTTCAAGTGCTTTTTGCAATTTGATTGTGATTGTTTTTTACAGTAAGTGACAAATTGAATATTAATTGGTTTAGTGTAATTCCTTGCTGGGAGTAGAAGAGAGATGGCACATCATCAGTTCAAGCCTCACAAGCAACCATACAAATATGTTTGCATTCTCATTTGAAAGGAATGGAACAGGACATGGTTACATTTCtaatttgctattttttttttctgttgttcatcTGAATGGTTTGGATAACACAGATGTTGGTTGTCACcttgtctgttctgtctgttttatgttatttggCAGTACACCGCATTATGCAATGATACTGACTTGATAGCTTgttgtaataataattaacCAATCTTCAGTGCTATCCCTCCCATTTCTATGTTGACACtaacttttctttcattattcTGTCTGTTACCAGATGGAACATCAGAGAAGGAAATGGCTGCCAACAAACTTTCTGATGAAGCGTCAtcacataaaaacaatgcaTCAATTGACCGAGAGCACCCATCCATTCCTAGCCCCACAGGACACCGGGCAGGGTCAACAGAGGGAATAAAGAGCCCCCCAGCCCCTAACACAGGCAAATCACAGGAGAAACTGTCTGGGCCAGGGCTCCCACAGAGTTCAGCAGAGAGCCACAAGCAGGAGGTAGATGGCCAGACGCTATCTGCCAGTCACAGTCCCCCTCAACACATTAGTGCCACTACTGTTTCGACCCATCTCAACACAAGTGGCAACAGCTCCACTGACCTCCCAGCTCTATCCAAAGTCCctcagcacacagaaaacagtccaCAGCAAAAAACACCGAGCCCTGCACTCATTCACCAGAACATGCAGCCGCTGCATGTGACAGCATCTCATTACTCCACACAGCAAATGTCAGAGAACAACTTGGCACACATGCAGAATGGTCATCAGCGGAACATCCAAAAAGAGCAGCAAACTCAGTCAACCCCGAGTACACCTCCTCAATGCAACCCTCAGAGCTCTCCCCAGCAGATGAACCAGAACAGACAGCCACACGATTCTCTGCTAACTCCTCGTCATGTCCCTCAAAACACATCTCCACAACCTCCTACACAAAACAGTCCAGCCCAGCCTGCACCCCTTCAGCCAGCCCCTCTCACCTCATTACCACCCAGTCATCCTACTCCACGATTACCTTCCCAGCCTAGTCCAGCAGACCATGGAGATCAAAGACCTAGTGAGCCTACAGGTAGACCAGACACAGAAAGCACTTTCATTCCTCCACAGCACACCATATTGAAATCTGGGCCTGTAAATGGAATTTATAAACACCAGCCTTTTAGCCCCAATCATCATCAAACCATGCTGGTGGGTAGTAACCAAGGTATGCAGGCTCAGAGAGAGTCAGCACCAGCACAACATCCAGTCATACATCCACATTCCCAGGGCCAGACAAATGGAGCCATGGGATCGTTTCGCATGGGAAACCATCCACACTTCAGCCAGACAAACATAACCAGAGCCATGCCTCCATCTGCTCATCACACTTATCACAACCAGCCCATTAATCCCCTCCACAATCCTGCTCATCACCCCACCTACCACCAGCAGGGAGGGAATGCCTACACCTACCGCATGCCACGTCAACAACACCCTCAGGCCCACCCCAACATGTACCCACCTCATGAGTACCAGCAGCAACACTACTACCCTCAACTCCATCCCCAAGCTCAGCCCCATAACCAGGCCAACAGCAGAGGGAGCTATCCTGCAGAGGAGTGGCATCCATCTCATTATCAGCCTCGCCAGCCGATGCCACCCAATGCCTACCTACCGGTAGCTAGTGCTAGAGGCAGCAGTCAGTTAAAGGAGAACAGTGCGTCGCCACTGGGCTCtgagagctccagtgttgctaGTTTGGTGTCCCCTGGCCCTGTGTCTGAAGTAGGGCCACACCCTGGAGGCTTAGAGGAGGGCAAGTGTGAAAACAGGGAGCAGGCAagtggaggcagcagc
This is a stretch of genomic DNA from Scatophagus argus isolate fScaArg1 chromosome 7, fScaArg1.pri, whole genome shotgun sequence. It encodes these proteins:
- the LOC124061552 gene encoding cat eye syndrome critical region protein 2 homolog isoform X2, which codes for MSQGCTVSVEEIQSWWEVPAIAHFCSLFRTAFNLPDFEIEELEKALSVQDLDFLGDLIACLLQGCYQRNDITPHAFSSYLDDIISYRWELEEGKPNPLREDTFENLPPRTQVELLHRLCDYRLDAADVFDLLKGLDADSLRVEPLGQDGNGALYWYFYGTRMYKEEPVKRKAEKISELAELTLPEKKKRGRPPKKKKLEDPQISDVESEATEVKTEVKIENGLEDVRPSTGHKRGTWSLVCDTEEQWVSLAESIKDKTSPQDRHLYRVISQNFLPEISSMIEHKVREQKQKLLEPTLVRTSQRLSEKHISQEEDNLEAIAEEGKKKDEEMDRQVLLAEQRREEERLQQEEQQREKMEKIKAVEERAKRRKMREEKAWLLSQGKELPPELLNLEPSSPVHRTRRNKEFYEIDDDYTALFKVLEALKGHKDAWPFLEPVDDSYAPNYHEIIKTPMDLSTIEKKLNDGEYIAKEEFVADVKLMFENCVEYNGEDSEYTIMAESLERCFSRALLKHFPSEDGDTDEEFHINREEKERKDKKRNRNSKHLGPESLIKATEQVQRKRNSQGGQCSTLSEEENSKPKRPRLPPHWTNGPPHPHSLPPSQLPNPEGDMRGMYHPRQQLHRPPGPVGPHGPHMYAQRMAMDPRFAYPAHIPRHGDPRLNNLPPSFNMQHRMIEGHHMGPRYPVGPDSVQQQHPYMGPTHGPSLGPRPMALQPGPPPEASMYPSHHRPEGHNMHPMANRFSGPEGSPQHNYGGLRPPGMGLPNMWTSMNHQERSNGMRMQDPNMVNQRNFSYGGVPPPVGHKPWPEAAGYPHPPPNAQYQMSAAVSSPATMSTRPPVPHPDSSGRTCLASMLESPEMLALQQLSASSGPPAGAPHQHMGNFQQPGPPSGIGSIPTHPSQQPPPAPEVQLLHPTRDNGPDSQPSQQTDMQPKDGTSEKEMAANKLSDEASSHKNNASIDREHPSIPSPTGHRAGSTEGIKSPPAPNTGKSQEKLSGPGLPQSSAESHKQEVDGQTLSASHSPPQHISATTVSTHLNTSGNSSTDLPALSKVPQHTENSPQQKTPSPALIHQNMQPLHVTASHYSTQQMSENNLAHMQNGHQRNIQKEQQTQSTPSTPPQCNPQSSPQQMNQNRQPHDSLLTPRHVPQNTSPQPPTQNSPAQPAPLQPAPLTSLPPSHPTPRLPSQPSPADHGDQRPSEPTGRPDTESTFIPPQHTILKSGPVNGIYKHQPFSPNHHQTMLVGSNQGMQAQRESAPAQHPVIHPHSQGQTNGAMGSFRMGNHPHFSQTNITRAMPPSAHHTYHNQPINPLHNPAHHPTYHQQGGNAYTYRMPRQQHPQAHPNMYPPHEYQQQHYYPQLHPQAQPHNQANSRGSYPAEEWHPSHYQPRQPMPPNAYLPVASARGSSQLKENSASPLGSESSSVASLVSPGPVSEVGPHPGGLEEGKCENREQASGGSSRGGSPAKQAHTESSERPESPKEILDLDSHNAAARHHSTQPPQQHPPASAVHVMSGFMYDPRAVHPGMQQGGVPPPHMMSQAHGGGSGPPYPGQPYPDAGRYAAQRPHPHLMEALQRPQQLPYSPGQTRMAMYRHPRPAGHFQGMMIQQRGLAPEHFLHPGQQMMAAPGGPGNKQGV
- the LOC124061552 gene encoding cat eye syndrome critical region protein 2 homolog isoform X1, which gives rise to MSQGCTVSVEEIQSWWEVPAIAHFCSLFRTAFNLPDFEIEELEKALSVQDLDFLGDLIACLLQGCYQRNDITPHAFSSYLDDIISYRWELEEGKPNPLREDTFENLPPRTQVELLHRLCDYRLDAADVFDLLKGLDADSLRVEPLGQDGNGALYWYFYGTRMYKEEPVKRKAEKISSELAELTLPEKKKRGRPPKKKKLEDPQISDVESEATEVKTEVKIENGLEDVRPSTGHKRGTWSLVCDTEEQWVSLAESIKDKTSPQDRHLYRVISQNFLPEISSMIEHKVREQKQKLLEPTLVRTSQRLSEKHISQEEDNLEAIAEEGKKKDEEMDRQVLLAEQRREEERLQQEEQQREKMEKIKAVEERAKRRKMREEKAWLLSQGKELPPELLNLEPSSPVHRTRRNKEFYEIDDDYTALFKVLEALKGHKDAWPFLEPVDDSYAPNYHEIIKTPMDLSTIEKKLNDGEYIAKEEFVADVKLMFENCVEYNGEDSEYTIMAESLERCFSRALLKHFPSEDGDTDEEFHINREEKERKDKKRNRNSKHLGPESLIKATEQVQRKRNSQGGQCSTLSEEENSKPKRPRLPPHWTNGPPHPHSLPPSQLPNPEGDMRGMYHPRQQLHRPPGPVGPHGPHMYAQRMAMDPRFAYPAHIPRHGDPRLNNLPPSFNMQHRMIEGHHMGPRYPVGPDSVQQQHPYMGPTHGPSLGPRPMALQPGPPPEASMYPSHHRPEGHNMHPMANRFSGPEGSPQHNYGGLRPPGMGLPNMWTSMNHQERSNGMRMQDPNMVNQRNFSYGGVPPPVGHKPWPEAAGYPHPPPNAQYQMSAAVSSPATMSTRPPVPHPDSSGRTCLASMLESPEMLALQQLSASSGPPAGAPHQHMGNFQQPGPPSGIGSIPTHPSQQPPPAPEVQLLHPTRDNGPDSQPSQQTDMQPKDGTSEKEMAANKLSDEASSHKNNASIDREHPSIPSPTGHRAGSTEGIKSPPAPNTGKSQEKLSGPGLPQSSAESHKQEVDGQTLSASHSPPQHISATTVSTHLNTSGNSSTDLPALSKVPQHTENSPQQKTPSPALIHQNMQPLHVTASHYSTQQMSENNLAHMQNGHQRNIQKEQQTQSTPSTPPQCNPQSSPQQMNQNRQPHDSLLTPRHVPQNTSPQPPTQNSPAQPAPLQPAPLTSLPPSHPTPRLPSQPSPADHGDQRPSEPTGRPDTESTFIPPQHTILKSGPVNGIYKHQPFSPNHHQTMLVGSNQGMQAQRESAPAQHPVIHPHSQGQTNGAMGSFRMGNHPHFSQTNITRAMPPSAHHTYHNQPINPLHNPAHHPTYHQQGGNAYTYRMPRQQHPQAHPNMYPPHEYQQQHYYPQLHPQAQPHNQANSRGSYPAEEWHPSHYQPRQPMPPNAYLPVASARGSSQLKENSASPLGSESSSVASLVSPGPVSEVGPHPGGLEEGKCENREQASGGSSRGGSPAKQAHTESSERPESPKEILDLDSHNAAARHHSTQPPQQHPPASAVHVMSGFMYDPRAVHPGMQQGGVPPPHMMSQAHGGGSGPPYPGQPYPDAGRYAAQRPHPHLMEALQRPQQLPYSPGQTRMAMYRHPRPAGHFQGMMIQQRGLAPEHFLHPGQQMMAAPGGPGNKQGV